One Besnoitia besnoiti strain Bb-Ger1 chromosome VIII, whole genome shotgun sequence DNA segment encodes these proteins:
- a CDS encoding hypothetical protein (encoded by transcript BESB_084380), producing the protein MDFAPSCLSRRVSSSAQPEERASFGVEPGEWPTNPAAAASAGGGAPSLAHLCDQEAQTQASLQRLAEELAALQSQKESLREVLATQEDTWAQTSGTAAATSALASPGDSDVAVEALVAAQAAADEAQALREEIKGSLASIEAAEEELAAALELTKQTLLEIKRARLLLELEGPLAPGSNSDAAPTDERTSGDAGARATEDGCLLRLRQPVCVGTIVAAPVRRAAPELSVEEAGGGAGGRLPRGKPGSAIVQIHDSDTSSAMSLSDSDDDAEEAAEKDAKATRARKPEGCRCIFPIVHFGGNVEWRVGVVRGLLQCPSARQPSTFPPLTPDASQPSGSLSSASSASSASSASASSPGLMSPLEHEQETSVFDFLRPVAVCAKLRHQQRERLLPSAPRGASAAASSHTSASSSFAQQPPLQLYCSSAAASSGESSAPAPEASASSRYWALVTLQCPLSPQEVPCQHLVEFLDPHASCLSSFVRGLATAAGKEAAGAPREGPAPGALAREAREPAEAAVAAQVAREAGFVVLGNAHVVAARLASSAASAKVSAPPRLAAEDEETSGRAQHRGGAAEEEAGARGARVWGGGEAASPEAAGARAAEGGGSPALQDAEGPSGHSPFVRGQAVFVRPEGCSTWRKAQLLQALRKRRRRDADERAGEKQAAPEGGRGQWSVYGRVVLEEGDAPESAGRRQRLLCRASRICPRVAAQGGRGGGRRSQETEVRDDADDAIRALTEAETSGGKLRDRKGEGGDAGCDSDVLTVDSSSSGEEEEEECSFSSEDDEIGERWRKLRRLEFMLGVEARDLRARFAAAFSSSKKGGKSASASRASPSAEACPLSSSSHFGCWMLYTSGVGLRLMRRWGYRPGECLGRTQRLQMSQQSEREKKANAEEGQRRAETTCASSPAGELGCEWETGGRPREDDAGAVVGAGLAGDEPLVSLPPLLNPLGFRVLPPRLSLDYISDPAAARCRKKRGARGEDGASEAGSWQYAEGALLPSFCDPSAARAAARAEAAANEGAFGLINRIYSSGFASVVSSEAGGGRQANNKKDRRGRQATSRGGADAEEEECVERTLAPVELEERRRREEEAEHQRRLQELRRNKSLGEKALRKQLFDLQQRQKALHKEIGAATANQRRHVEGGKVRGGLESFAGYYGGIAAAKENQLRRMKEEENVLVKLISDKGKEKKLKVF; encoded by the exons ATGGATTTCGCcccctcctgtctctctcgtcgtgTCTCTTCATCTGCTCAGCCGGAGGAACGAGCTTCCTTCGGGGTCGAGCCTGGCGAATGGCCTACAAatcccgccgcggctgcatctgccggcggcggagctcccTCGCTGGCGCATCTCTGCGACcaagaggcgcagacgcaggcctcgctccagcggctggcggaggagctcgcggcgctgcagtcgcAGAAAGAGAGCTTGCGCGAGGTCTTAGCGACTCAGGAAGACACGTGGGCTCAAACCTCTGGaactgcagcggcgacgtcgGCGCTGGCTTCTCCAGGTGACTCCGACGTCGCGGTGGAGGCCCTGGTGGCGGCtcaggcggccgcagacgaggcgcaggcgcttcgtGAGGAGATAAAgggctcgctcgcctctaTTGAAGCGGCCGAAGAggagctggcggcggcgcttgagTTGACGAAGCAAACGCTGCTCGAAATCAAGCGGGCGAGGCTCCTCCTCGAACTCGAGGGACCTCTAGCGCCGGGCTCCAATTcagacgcggcgcccacgGACGAGAGGaccagcggagacgcaggcgcgcgcgccacagAGGATGGCTGTCTCCTGCGGCTCCGGCAGCCTGTGTGCGTCGGCACCATTGTTGCAGCGCCAgtgaggcgagccgcgcccgaACTGTCTGTCGAAGaagctggaggcggcgccggtggcCGCCTCCCACGAGGCAAGCCAGGAAGCGCCATCGTCCAGATTCACGACAGCGACACTTCCTCTGCAATGTCTCTTtccgacagcgacgacgacgcggaggaggccgcagagaaggacgcgaaggcgacgagggcacGCAAGCCGGAAGGGTGTCGGTGCATCTTCCCGATTGTTCACTTTGGGGGGAACGTGGAGTGGCGAGTCGGAGTCGTTCGCGGGCTGCTTCAGTgcccctctgcgcggcagccCTCTACGTTTCCCCCGCTGACCCCGGATGCCTCTCAGCCGTCAGGATCGCTCTCTTCAGCCTCTTCTGcatcttccgcctcttcggcctctgcttcctccccCGGCCTCATGTCTCCTCTTGAGCACGAGCAAGAAACGTCTGTTTTCGATTTCCTTCGCCCAGTGGCGGTCTGTGCCAAGTTGCGCcaccagcagcgcgagcgtctccttccctctgcgccccgaggcgcctcggcggccgcttcTTCCCATACGagtgcgtcgtcctcttttGCCCAGCAGCCGCCGTTGCAGCTCTATTGctcttcggctgcggcgtcttcagGCGAGTCTTCGGCACCGGCCCCtgaggcgtcggcgtcttcgcggtATTGGGCTCTGGTGACGCTGCAgtgccctctgtctcctcagGAAGTCCCCTGTCAGCACCTCGTCGAGTTCCTTGATCCCCACGCGTCTTGCCTGTCGTCGTTCGTCCGCGGCTTGGCTACGGCGGCTGGCaaggaggccgcaggcgcgccgcgagaaggccCAGCTCCAGGCGCCTTGGccagggaggcgcgcgagcctgccGAAGCGGCCGTGGCTGCTCAggtggcgcgcgaggcaggtTTCGTGGTTTTAGGGAACGCCCACGtggtcgctgcgcgcctggcaagcagcgccgcgagcgccaaaGTGTCTGCGCCCCCGCGGCTTgcagcggaggacgaggaaacgagcggccgcgcgcagcatcgaggcggcgcggcggaagaagaagcgggcgcgcggggcg CGCGCGtctggggggggggcgaggcagcgtctcctgaagctgccggcgcacgggccgcggagggaggaggcagccCCGCGTTGCAGGACGCTGAAGGTCCAAGCGGGCACTCGCCTTTCGTTAGAGGACAGGCCGTTTTCGTCCGCCCCGAGGGCTGCAGCACGTGGCGCAAAGCCCAACTGCTGCAAGCGCTCCGgaagaggcgacggagggaTGCCGAtgagcgcgcaggcgaaaaACAGGCCGCCCCggagggaggaagaggccAATGGTCCGTGTATGGACGCGTAGTTttggaggaaggagacgcgccggagagcgccgggcggagacagagactgctctgtcgcgcgagccgcatctgcccgcgcgtggcggcgcagggcggccgcggcggcggaagacgatcCCAGGAAACAGAAGtgagagacgacgcagacgacgccaTCCGAGCGCTAACGGAGGCCGAAACGAGCGGAGGGAAACTCAGGGACAGAAaaggagagggcggagacgctggtTGCGATAGTGACGTCCTCACCGTTGACAGTTCTAGCtcaggggaggaggaggaagaggagtgCTCTTTCTCTagtgaagacgacgaaatAGGTGAAAGGTGGCGCAAGCTCCGTCGTCTCGAGTTCATGCTGGGAGTCGAGGCACGCGACCTCCGCGCTCGGTTTGCCGCGGCCTTTTCCTCTTCGAAGAAGGGCGGGAAAAgtgcttctgcctctcgcgcctcgccatCTGCGGAGGCGTGTCCTTTGAGCAGCAGCTCTCATTTCGGCTGCTGGATGCTTTACACCAGCGGCGTCGGTCTGCGCCTCATGCGCCGTTGGGGATATCGGCCGGGGGAGTGCCTAGGCCGCACTCAACGCTTGCAAATGTCTCAACAGAGCGagcgggagaagaaagccaacgcggaggaaggccaGCGTCGCGCCGAAACAActtgcgcgtcgtcgcccgctggCGAGTTGGGGTGCGAGTGGGAGaccggcggccgcccgcgagaagacgacgcaggggCTGTTGTCGGTGCAGGCCTAGCAGGGGACGAGCCGCTTGTTTCtttgccgccgctgctgaaCCCTCTCGGTTTCAG agtgctgcctccgcgcctctcgctggaTTACATCAGCgatcctgcggcggcgcgctgtcgcaagaagcgcggcgcgcgcggagaagacggggCTTCTGAGGCAGGTTCTTGGCAgtacgcggaaggcgcgctgcTCCCTTCGTTCTGTGacccctctgcagcgcgagccgcggcgcgcgcggaagcggcggcgaacgaAGGCGCGTTTGGGCTGATCAACCGCATTTACTCGAGTGGATTCGCAAGCGTCGTCAGCAGCGAAgcgggaggcggccgccaggCAAACAACAAGAAAGACCGCAGGGGACGGCAGGCGACGTCGAGGGGCGGGGCtgacgccgaagaggaggagtgCGTGGAGAGAACTTTGGCGCCGGTGGAGctcgaggagagacgccgcagagaagaggaagcagagcaTCAGCGGAGGCTGCAGGAACTGAGAAGGAACAAGAGCctcggagagaaggcgcttcGCAAGCAGCTCTTCGACCtccagcagagacagaaggccTTACACAAGGAAATTGGAGCTGCAACGGCGAACCAAAGAAGACACGTAGAAGGCGGCAAAGTTCGAGGCGGGCTAGAGTCCTTCGCGGGGTACTACGGAGgcatcgccgccgcgaaagaAAACCAACTCAGGCGCatgaaggaagaagaaaatgtGCTGGTAAAGCTCATCAGCGATAaaggaaaagagaaaaagctCAAGGTGTTTTGA
- a CDS encoding hypothetical protein (encoded by transcript BESB_084390): MKLESFRRLRIPAQKDSPFCWEVLVKQDGFFPTKSALDADAETAQLEGGVDREKSRRTLFVTSVPPLLSVAKLSRVFEEAFGEIEDVKEKVVVQRGAEERLRKRKASGYGVSSSTLQPSCSAIRLLHFVFRSALSVSSLLSSALPVGGGQPNGPQSKHTPDKAEDGRGPREALASDAKAVDGSLRLKTDGAAGWLQEAAAFARTPDELQREVDEFMENHDLKKEIERQRLKQQQVTDEDGFTLVVGSSATAADGTTFKAIRRSEAGGSPLGVAVAGSRGFAGRAGARRGAPDDGEEGAVNLFVQQNAAACGVSSLDEARGGTGGRRRKKKRKGGIEEDFYRFQRREKRRKEFLDVQRSLAADEKRVEAMEKANKFSL, translated from the exons ATGAAGCTCGAGTCTTTTCGTCGGCTGCGGATCCCCGCGCAGAAGGACTCGCCCTTCTGCTGGGAG GTGTTGGTCAAGCAGGATGGGTTCTTTCCCACGAAATCTGCTCtcgacgcggacgcagagactgcgcagctcgagggAGGAGTGGACCGCGAGAAGTCCCGGCGCACGCTGTTTGTGACTTCCGTTCCGCCGCTTCTTTCTGTGGCGAAGCTCTCTCGAGTGTTTGAAGAGGCATTCGGGGAAATCGAAGACGTGAAGGAGAAGGTCGTcgtgcagagaggcgcggaggaacgTCTCCGCAAACGCAAG GCATCGGGCTACGGTGTCTCGTCTTCAACCCTGCAGCCGTCGTGCTCCGCCATTCGTCTTCTTcacttcgtcttccgctcggctctctctgtgtcttcgcttctttcttctgcacTTCCTGTCGGTGGCGGACAGCCCAACGGCCCCCAGAGCAAGCACACCCCAGACAAGGCTGAGGACGGCCGAGGACCAAGGGAGGCTTTAGCATCTGATGCGAAAGCAGTCGATGGCAGTCTTCGCCTAAAGActgacggcgccgccggctggctccaggaagccgcggccttcgctaGAACCCCAGACGAGCTCCAGCG GGAGGTCGACGAGTTCATGGAGAACCACGATTTGAAGAAGGAGATAGAGAGACAACGCCTCAAGCAGCAGCAAGTGACAGACGAGGACGGCTTCACTCTGGTCGTTGG gtcctccgcgaccgccgctgACGGCACGACCTTCAAGGCGATTCGCCGATCGGAGGCTGGCGGCTCTCCGCTGGGCGTCGCAGTCgctggcagccgcggcttcgctgggagagcgggcgcgaggcggggggcgccggacgacggcgaagaaggagctgTCAATCTTTTTGTTCAGCAGAACGCTGCTGCGTGCGGAGTTAGCAGTCTGGACGAAGCACGAGGCGGCACCGGCGGACGtaggagaaagaagaagagaaaaggcggCATCGAAGAGGACTTCTACCGATTTcagagacgcgaaaaaagacGAAAAG AATTTCTCGACGTGCAGCGCTCCTTGGCAGCAGACGAAAAACGCGTGGAGGCGATGGAGAAG GCGAACAAGTTCTCTCTTTGA